Within Halalkalicoccus subterraneus, the genomic segment TACGCGCCCTCGGGAACGTCGTTCATCGTCGCGGCGTTGAAGAAGGTCGACTTGCCAACCGAGGGCTTGCCGACGAGACCGATCCGGTAGCTCATTGTGCGGGTTGGGGGGTCCCTAACGGAAAGCGTTGCG encodes:
- a CDS encoding GTPase — encoded protein: MSYRIGLVGKPSVGKSTFFNAATMNDVPEGA